A region of Anomalospiza imberbis isolate Cuckoo-Finch-1a 21T00152 unplaced genomic scaffold, ASM3175350v1 scaffold_476, whole genome shotgun sequence DNA encodes the following proteins:
- the PLP2 gene encoding proteolipid protein 2, with protein sequence WLSPQLLCLLCLVCFGASRSGYAGLAAVELVFAALVLLAWSCRLPPRLTGLHWGWTDFMRCVVGAVLFLICSLIVIVGHRNGAGIAGGVFGILTGVLLGYDAYITLPTRQGHSAAPTESPDGA encoded by the exons GTGGCTGTCcccccagctgctgtgcctgctgtgCCTGGTGTGCTTCGGGGCGTCGCGCTCGGGCTACGCGGGGCTGGCGGCCGTGGAGCTGGTGTTCgctgccctggtgctgctggcctgGAGCTGCCGCCTGCCGCCCCGGCTGACCGGGCTGCACTGGGGCTGGACC GACTTCATGCGCTGCGTCGTCGGGGCTGTGCTCTTCCTCATCTGCTCCCTCATCGTCATCGTGGGCCACCGCAATGGCGCCGGCATCGCAGGAGGG GTGTTCGGGATCCTGACCGGGGTCCTGCTGGGCTATGATGCCTACATCACCCTCCCCACGCGGCAGGGCCACAGCGCCGCCCCCACTG AGTCCCCAGACGGTGCCTGA